The following proteins are co-located in the Halarcobacter sp. genome:
- the folK gene encoding 2-amino-4-hydroxy-6-hydroxymethyldihydropteridine diphosphokinase: MKKILNKNLTLFYTSNFPKKLSYNSSKKHTVTIGIGGNIGNTKTIFDKLLLYLRNDTRFDLLITSPLLLNPPFGFLEQNHFLNGIIALKTNLAPNDFLKNMQRLEKRLGRKRSFQDAPRTLDIDIIFFDDKKINTQNLIIPHKDWANRESVIIPLKHL; the protein is encoded by the coding sequence ATGAAAAAAATTTTAAACAAAAATCTAACACTTTTTTATACTTCAAATTTTCCAAAAAAATTATCGTATAATTCAAGTAAAAAACACACTGTAACAATTGGTATTGGGGGAAATATAGGAAATACAAAAACTATTTTTGATAAACTACTCTTATATTTGAGAAATGACACAAGATTTGATCTACTTATAACTTCTCCCCTACTTCTAAATCCCCCTTTTGGATTTTTGGAACAAAATCATTTTTTAAATGGTATAATTGCGCTCAAAACTAATTTAGCACCAAATGATTTTTTAAAAAACATGCAAAGATTAGAGAAAAGATTAGGAAGAAAGCGATCCTTTCAAGATGCGCCTAGAACCTTGGATATTGATATTATATTTTTTGATGACAAAAAAATCAATACCCAAAACCTTATTATTCCTCACAAAGATTGGGCCAATAGAGAATCAGTTATTATTCCTTTAAAACATTTATAG